One window of the Etheostoma spectabile isolate EspeVRDwgs_2016 chromosome 16, UIUC_Espe_1.0, whole genome shotgun sequence genome contains the following:
- the hdhd2 gene encoding haloacid dehalogenase-like hydrolase domain-containing protein 2, with translation MAGRRTLKAVLIDLSGTLHIEDAAVPGAQDALNRLRQASVAVKFVTNTTKESKRSLLARLQHLNFDLQEKEIFTSLSAARSLLEQKQHRPLLLVEDSALEDFTGIDTSEPNAVVIGLAPNHFDYQTLNKAFRMILDGAPLIAIHKARYYKRKDGLALGPGPFVTGLEYATDCNATVVGKPERTFFTQALSDIGCSPNEALMIGDDARDDVGGAQNAGMMGILVRTGKYREGDENKINPPPHLTCDSFPEAVEHILKNLL, from the exons ATGGCGGGCCGACGGACTCTGAAGGCGGTGCTCATCGACCTGAGTGGAACTTTACATATAGAAGACGCAGCAGTGCCCGGGGCGCAGGACGCTCTGAACAG GTTACGGCAGGCGTCCGTAGCTGTGAAGTTTGTGACCAACACAACTAAAGAGAGTAAGAGGAGCTTACTGGCACGACTGCAACATCTCAACTTTGACCTCCAG GAAAAAGAGATCTTCACTTCACTGAGTGCAGCGAGGAGTTTGTTAGAGCAGAAACAACACAGACCGCTGCTGTTGGTGGAGGACAGCGCACTGGAAGATTTCACTG GTATTGACACATCAGAGCCAAACGCTGTTGTCATCGGACTCGCTCCGAATCACTTCGACTACCAAACGCTCAACAAGGCTTTTAG AATGATTCTGGATGGAGCGCCGCTCATCGCCATCCATAAGGCCCGGTACTACAAACGTAAGGATGGTTTGGCCCTTGGCCCCGGGCCCTTTGTAACGGGACTTGAGTACGCCACCGACTGCAACGCTACTGTGGTGGGAAAGCCGGAACGGACGTTTTTCACACAG GCTCTGTCTGATATAGGATGTAGCCCCAATGAAGCTCTCATGATAGGCGAT GATGCCAGAGATGATGTGGGCGGGGCTCAGAACGCAGGAATGATGGGAATTCTGGTCAGAACCG gtaaatacagagaagGAGATGAGAATAAAATCAACCCTCCTCCCCACCTGACATGTGACAGTTTCCCTGAAGCTGTTGAACACATCCTGAAGAACCTGCTATAA
- the ier3ip1 gene encoding immediate early response 3-interacting protein 1, producing MAFTLYTLLQTAILCTNAIAVLHEERFLSKFGWGVDHGVGGFGDDPGIKAQILTLIRSVRTVMRVPLIIVNSACIVLLLLFG from the exons ATGGCGTTTACGTTGTACACTCTTCTCCAGACTGCTATTCTATGCACGAATGCAATCGCTGTGTTGCATGAAGAAAGGTTTCTAAGCAAGT TTGGCTGGGGCGTTGACCATGGGGTTGGAGGTTTTGGGGATGATCCAGGAATCAAAGCCCAGATTCTCACCCTCATTCGCTCGGTCAGGACTGTCATGAGAG tgCCTTTGATAATAGTGAATTCGGCCTGCATTGTCCTGTTGTTACTGTTCGGTTGA